The Prochlorococcus marinus str. MIT 9301 genome segment TTGTTTCCTCCATTGAAATAATTTTTTTTCATGCATTAATTGGATAGATAAAAATTTTATATGACAACTACTGAAAAAATTGCAAATGCCAAAAAGAGGATTGATGAATTAGAAAGGCTTATAAAATATTGGAATGATTTAGACCATGATGAGGCAAAAATGGTAAATTTTACAAGGAAGATTGAAAATAAAGTTGCTTAGATCGTGATGATTAAGGGTTATTAACTTTATCTACTTAAAGTGATTTAATATATTTGAGGTTCAGAATATTACTGAATTTATAAGTAGAGCAATTAAACCTATTCTCAAAAACGGCAAAGAGGAAATAATCTAAAAGAAAAATTTAGATGAAAACCTTTTCAAAAAAATATTTAGTTCCGATTAAATTTATACCATGGATGTTTTGGGTATTCATATCTTTTATGAGTATATATTTGTGTAAGATAGCCTGGGTAAATTGAATAATGATTGAAACTAGCTTCTCCTTAGCCAACCAGGAGCACCGCCAAACCAATCCGATATATCATCTTCATTTGGTTTGAAATGATTTTCTTTATCTAGTCCATCTATCCCAAATGATTGTAAGAGGTTATCAATACCTCCATCATTTTTTGTACCATTCCTTCTAAAGCTGTTAGCTTTTTTCAGCCAAAGAGAAATTGTCGAATTATGGTGTGCGTATTTCTCCACATATATCCTTTCTTCTAATGTAATTGATTTATCTTGAGCAATTCTTTTAATTATTCCTTGGATCTTTAGTCTTTTTTCATTACTAAGGAGCATTTTTTATTAATTAATTATTCTTTTTATAGGAAGGATTGCTGAATATATCTTGTCAATGTTAATTTCAACAAATTAACTATTCTAAAAGGTATTTAAGCGAGAAAAGTCTTAAGACACTAAAAAAAAGGATCAATAAGTTACTAATGATACGTTTATTCATTTATCAAACTTATAATTCCTGCAAAATAGATAAATAAAATTAATCCAATCATAAGGAAACTTTGAAATTAAGATAAGTGGATCAAGCTGTTGCATTATAGTAAAATTGTACTATTATTAGTACAGATGTATTATTAAGATATGAAAGTGATTTCATCTTCTCCTTATGCCCCTTTTAATTCCAAAGAGTGGAATTCTTTAATAAGCAAAAATGCAAAGTTTGAAAATACTCCAATAAAGATTCAAAAAAAATTTTATCGAACTTTTACCCTAAAAAAGATTAAAAAAGATCAACTTTTGCAAGAGAAGAATGATTTGCATCAGCAAATGCAACTTGTATTCGGATAGAAAAATATTAACTAACAATCTTTTTATTGAATATTATTTTACGAGATCCAATTTTTTGTTAGATTAGTAGAAATACAAGAAGGATTTAATTTGGCTCTAGATCGAGAACTTTTAAAAGAAGTTACCCAAGAACTTTGGAATACCGTAAAAAAACTAAGACCTGAAATAGATCGGCAAACTCGACTTCAATTAGTTTTAAAGGCCTTATTAACTATTGGAGATTTGCCAGATCAAATGCAAGCTGCCATGGTCGTAGGTGTTTGCGCAGAAATGGATAAGAGTGATATTGCTAATGATGAAACTAATTCACAAACTAAAGATTCAAGCGTAGTTGATAACCCCACAGGCAGAAAAGTTGTTAGAAGAAGTTCAGCTAAATAAACCTTAAACGATCAGCCTTTAATTTTCTTTGATTCGTTTTTATTAAGTCTATTGAATATGTAATATGAAATTACAAGTAAGAGGGGAACGAATATTGAATGTAAAGTCATCATTAATTCTGTTTGGCCCATTCCTATAAGATTTGACTCGTTTGGAAGTTGTTCTGACCAAGTGCCAACTAAATGCCATGCTTGAGGAATTGATAAGAAAAACATATAGGAGCTATAAGTTAAGTTTATGTTCAGATAAAGATTATCATTATTGAACGTTTTTGCTTTCTTTATTCTTATTTCTTAACTAAGTGATCTAGAGTTATAAAACGAAATTGATTCATAAATTTATTTTCTTAATAAGAGTTTTAAATTCTTTTTTACCAATAATTTTTTCAGCTGCGTAAGCACCACTTGCTGAAACGGCAGGAATTCCAATACCTGGAAATGTACTTGCACCGCAAGTAAATAAATTTTTCACTGGAGTTTTGCAGCCTGGGAAAAGACCTTTTGCTGCAGATATTGCAGGACCGTAACTACCGCAATGGGTATTGGTGAATTTTTTATGGGTTATTGGGGTTCCTAGCATCTTTAAATCAATCCTTTCATCTATGTCAGGAATGAATTTTCGCACCGCATTAAGGAATATTGAACATCTTTCTTCTTTCAAATTTCTATATTCTAATTCCTTCGGATTTAGGTTTTCCCAAATTTCCCATGGTTCATTTGCGGGAGTATAGCCATGAAGAACATGTTTCCCTTTAGGAGCCATATTCTTATCTAAAACAGATGGGATTGAAAATACAGCTATATTTCTTTCTGCGGTTATACCTTTTTCCCATTTATCAACATGTATTGCATGTATTGGCAAATCTTCAAGACCATCAGCATCAAAACCTAGATGTATATGAAGGAAAGAATCACATTTATTAGGGTTCAAAACTTTTGTATTCCATTTTTTTGAAATTTCATTTGGAATTAACTTTTTTAAATTCCAAACATCAGTATTCGTGACAACAGAATTACAACTATAGCTAGACCCATTATCGAGAGCTATACCTGTCGCAAAATTTTTATTGAAGTTAATTGTCTTTACTTTCGAAGAGAGAATTAATTCTCCTCCATTTTTTTTAAATCCATTAATTAAGGCTTTTACGATAGATTCACTACCTCCTTTAGGGTATTCAAGGTATGAATTTGGTTCAAACCATTCGTTAAATAAAGTAGCCATCGCTGCTGTATTTGTATCATGCATTGACATACCACTTATCAAAAAGCTCAATAAATCAACCCAATTTCTCAGAAAAGGATCCTCTAGATGATTATTTACTAATTTCCCAAAGCCCTTATTAATTTTTGGTATTTGCTTGATATTAGGTAAAAATTTTGAGGTTAAATTTATTAGATCTAAGAAATTTATTGATTCGGGACAAAATGAGAGTAAAGGTATTTCATTTATTATTTGGCTAAGAGGTTTTATTCCGGAAATAAATGATTCCCATTCTTTAACAGATTTCTCACCTCTTAAAGTTTTAATTGTTTGTTTAAAGGGTTCTTCCCCCACATTAAGATTAAAATTACCTTCTGGGACAATTACTCTCCAGCCTTTGTATTGAAATAGTTCAACTTCTTCATCAAGTAATTTAAGAATTTGCCCTAAGGGATTAGTCGTCGGCCACTTACCTATTCCACTCCACAATGAAGGACCTGATTCGAAAGTGTAACCTTTCCTTTGGAAACTGTGGGCAACACCTCCCGGTCGGGTATGTGCTTCACATATAAGTACCTTTTTACCTGATAAAGCGAGAATCGAACCGCAACATAATCCTCCTATTCCACTACCAACTATTACAACATCATACATTTCCATTAAATATTTGCTTTACTCTTCTAGAAAACTAATTTTTTTTAAACAAATGTATTAGTTGAAGTTGTAATACTTAGTACAACAGCTAGGAAGAATATGTAAGGAACTGCTTTAAGAGGTATGTATCCTTGACTTTTAGAAATAAAATCCATTAACTTAGTTACTTTATGTAAACATAATAACGAGATCTTGTTCCTTATGTGTGCCAAAAAATTATTTTCTTGGAAATATATTGAAACAAAGAAATCTTTTTGGAGAGATTTTTTTAATTAAGAACATTTTTTGTGAAGTTATCTTAGTATTTGATACTCAGATTAAAATCTATTATGAGAAACTTTCCTGATATTAATGAAATAAAGCTATTAGAAAAAAATTCTCAAAAAAATGGTAGCGGAATAGTACATGAGGAATTGTTAGGAATATGGAAGTTCAAGTATGTATGGGGGAAGGAGTCAGATGAAATCAAAAATATACCTAGTTCGATTCTCCAAGTATTGTCGGCAACACTCGAATTAAAAA includes the following:
- a CDS encoding TIGR03894 family protein → MALDRELLKEVTQELWNTVKKLRPEIDRQTRLQLVLKALLTIGDLPDQMQAAMVVGVCAEMDKSDIANDETNSQTKDSSVVDNPTGRKVVRRSSAK
- a CDS encoding phytoene desaturase family protein, whose amino-acid sequence is MEMYDVVIVGSGIGGLCCGSILALSGKKVLICEAHTRPGGVAHSFQRKGYTFESGPSLWSGIGKWPTTNPLGQILKLLDEEVELFQYKGWRVIVPEGNFNLNVGEEPFKQTIKTLRGEKSVKEWESFISGIKPLSQIINEIPLLSFCPESINFLDLINLTSKFLPNIKQIPKINKGFGKLVNNHLEDPFLRNWVDLLSFLISGMSMHDTNTAAMATLFNEWFEPNSYLEYPKGGSESIVKALINGFKKNGGELILSSKVKTINFNKNFATGIALDNGSSYSCNSVVTNTDVWNLKKLIPNEISKKWNTKVLNPNKCDSFLHIHLGFDADGLEDLPIHAIHVDKWEKGITAERNIAVFSIPSVLDKNMAPKGKHVLHGYTPANEPWEIWENLNPKELEYRNLKEERCSIFLNAVRKFIPDIDERIDLKMLGTPITHKKFTNTHCGSYGPAISAAKGLFPGCKTPVKNLFTCGASTFPGIGIPAVSASGAYAAEKIIGKKEFKTLIKKINL